Below is a window of Bacteroidota bacterium DNA.
GATGGTATCAGTAAGAAGTGCATTGGTATGCCATCCGCTTCCATCGCCAAAGTTCCATTCTACTTTTTCAGGGATTAAAGGTGCATTCACTCTTATTCCATATTGCGCTGGATTAATAGGAGGACCTAAAATTCCACTTGCATTTGAGGGATCTACCCAGAATTCGTTTGGATTTAAATCGGATTCAAAAGGAGTTTGCTTGACCCAAAAATAACGTACTTCATGTGTAAACACAACCGTATCGCCACCGGGCTTATCACAAATTACTAGATCGTCTCCATCGAAATTAGCGTAATGACCGACTACAATATTTGTACTAGCTCCGGTCTGGCATCCATAAACGTTTTTTATATTTGAATATACACGGTATTTGCCGGGTACAGTCATACTCCAATCGTGCTCTATATTGCTTATGTTAGGAGCACCATCTTGTTTCATAAACAAAGTGTCAGCTAGCGTAAGCAGAAGTATTGTGTCTTTAACAAAATAGCCCTTTTTATATAAACTTTGCAAAAAGCTGAAATCTGTTTTTTCATTATGCGTATAATCAGGATGCGTGATACAGTCGGTATAGATTTTCTTGCCTGTAAAAGGATCAATAACGAACTTATGAGCATCACATAAATTGCGTATGGTATCTTTTATTTGTTTAAAGCTATCCTCCATCGATACCGATGGCCACTGTGGCGATGTATAGGGGAAATACTTGTCAGCAAAGAACTTAAAGCTGCTTATCCCAAGCTGATTGGTATCGGAAATACTTAGTATTAATTGTTGATTTGGACATAAGCGTAAATGCTGATTATTAGAATAATCCATAGGTAAATATTTGCCCGTTTGGCTGTTGTATTTATATGGATCATTAATGTTAAACGCACTATTTAAATGTGCAATGTATTTATAATCGTGATAGAAGAAGGTGTCAAAACAATCTCCTGTTTTTAAAATAAGACCAATGGTTTTCCAACCACCATTGCCATATATCCACTGTCCACCTATCATCATAAAGGTCATTTCATCAATCCAATTACAATTAATTGTATTGTGAACTTCAATTGATTCAGCTATTCCATCCAAATCTAAATCCAGTTTAGTGGTATCACTGCAAGTGGCTGAACAGTCATTTACAGAATCAAAAACCATCCACCATGTTTGTCGTGCGCAAGATGGAAGTGTTTCGTTAAAAGAAGGTATTTGAGGGTAGTTTTGTCCTACACAAGGGATTCCGTTCAATATGAGTCCGCGCTTCCCTACAGCTGGTGATGTAGTTAATTGTTTAGCCCAATTCATGGCTGGAACGTCTTTTTTCCACATGCCAAATTGAGCAACATCCCAACCCGCATTAGGTGCTTCCATAACAATATTAACAGAAGCTTCACTCATACAATTAGTGATTGTATCAGTAACAGACAGAGTCACACTATAACAGCCATCGTTTTTATAAAGATGCCATGGTTGCACTTCATTCGACCATTTGCAATCCATATCGGGCTTAACTACAGTAGAAGTACAGTTTTTGGCAGTTGCATCAGCAAAATCCCACCAATACTGCATGCTATCACTTGCCCAGGGATAGGATGGATTATAACACTGATCAAACTTCATATCAGGATTTGTCCCTGCACTTTGCTTCAATGCAAATACCGGGAAATAAAGCAAAGGATTGTCATCTATTGCATAATACCAACGATATTTAATGGAGTTATTGGTAAATCTCACATAGTTAGGTCCTGAACAATCGTGTTTAAACAAATCCGTATCGTGCATGGTCTGTATATTCACTCCCCCTGATTTGGGGAAATATACGCTTCCATTCTGAACACCTGCAGGTATATTATCACCCGGCAACCAATTACTTCCGGTTTCTAACACATCATCATAAAGTAAAGTTGTGCTATTAGCAGCTGATGAAATAGGGAGATCTCTGGATACAAGATGAGGATTTCCTGTCAGGCAAGGATGTGGTTTATAATTATTTACAAAGTTCGCTGAATCGAGTAAACTATGACAAAATGAGTCAATTTGACCAATCTGAAAAGGAGTAGTAGTTGTTCTGCTAACATAATAAACAGGGTCTCCTGAAGGATTCAAGCACCTACTGCTCATGCTATGCCAGTAGGATGCAGGGATCGGCTTTGCCTGAAGTTGATCATTGGCTGGAAAGGCAGGAGGAGGAGGCATATTAATCATGGCTTGTGGACCTACAATTGGAACGTATGCACAGAATGTTGTATCGCGAATACAGTTTGGTTCATATATTTTTAAGCTGATATGATAAACCCCTGGTGCTTTGTAATGATGGTACGGATCCCATTCTTCATCATTGGTATTTAATAACATGGACGGTGGGTCATCAAAATCCCATCTCCAATAGTATGCATTTCTTCTTGGTTTTTGAGTGAAACACAAATCATTATCCTGCCAGCATTGTGGTGGATTTGATTTTTGGACAATATCAAAATAATAGAAAATATTTTTAGCTCCTGAAAACTTTTTTATGCTATCGACACAACCATCCCATGTTATAATTTTTAATTGCGGATTGAATGTACCATCTTTTGAATAAGTGTAGATAAATGGAGGTTTTCCCCAAAGGCTATCATTATCTGTGGTAATGACTGTTCCATCTCCAAAGTCCCAGCTCCATTCTTTAATATTCTTTCCAGTTGTATCCATTGTATTCTTGAATGTAACTGGTGTTTCAGGACATCTAATCATGAATTGTGTTTCAAATTTTGGATTCAGTTTAGGAAGTACAGTAATACTTGCTGGTCTCATTGCTGTGTCCCAGCAACCATTCGTATCCGTTACTGTCAAAATAGTTGCAAAGGTGCCATCCACATGATATGAGTGACAAGGGTTTTTTATAGTACTACTATAAACTCCATCTCCAAAATCCCAGTGATAAGAATTGATTGGAGCCCCGGTGAAAACACCTGGTTTGGAATTGTCTTTAAAACAGAAAAGATTCTGTTCAAAACACATGATATCAGTCAAGGGTAATATAAAGTCTGCTTTTGGTTTATCGTAGATGGTTATGATTAATGTAGTGGGTCCGCATTTAACAGAGCCATCGCTGTTGTAAAGTGTTACACTAGCCGTGAAAACACCAAATGTATCGTACACATAATTTGTAACAGATGTAGGTTGTAAGCTTGTATCGCCTGTTCCATATACCCATTTTATGGCATTAAAGGTAGTTGTAGCTGGTATAGAGAATCTAATATTATCTCCTAGGCATGCAGTGGTTTTATCGGCTTGTAACGTACATTGTGCTGTTGAAGAAAAGTAAATAATTGAAAATAGAAAAACAAAAACAATACATCTGAATTTCTGATGACTTTTAAAGTGCGTCATATGGAATAGTTTTAAATCAAAAAGAATAGATAACAAGATCAAATATACAGTTTTCTGTTATGTAATTTTCGATAATTAAAAATGTTTTGAAGCAATCAAAAGTAGGACGAATAAAAGAACACAATGGTTGCAAAAGATTTTTTTTAATCTTCATCTTCCTTTATTTTTGATTCCATTAAAATTGATCTCTCTAGGCAAAATGTATATGGAAAATTCTTCGTCTGAACATTTATGTGTTTCTTGTAAAAGCTCAATAGATACAAACGCTAATTATTGTCCTCATTGTGGAAAATCACAAAAAGGCATTGGTAGAAGAAATCTCAGACCACGTTTGCTTTCCATTATAATGATTTCGGCTGCCATGCTATTATTTGCTGCATATTTTGGTTATAAATATGGTAACCGAATTATTTACAAAACCTATGAGCTTGTCAGGAATCATCCCAACGAATTTGACAAACTGTTTGCGCAATGGGATGTTTATGGACTGGATGTTTCAGAATATCAAGGTCGGATTGACTGGCGTAAAGTTGAGAATATTTTTGGTGAACATCCAATAAAATTTACCTTTATCAGGGCAACAGCTGGGCATAACAAAGTGGACAAGTATTTTGAAAGAAATTGGGCAAAGGCACAAAAGAAAGGTTTTGTATGCGGTGCTTATCACTATTACCGACCCAATGAAAATTCTACCCAGCAAGCAGAGAATTTTATCAATACGGTAAAACTCGAAGAAGGAGATTTCCCCCCTATATTAGATATTGAAAAATTATCAACCACACAATCAGTTGCTAACCTGAAAAAAGGAGTAAGCAATTGGTTAAACATCGTGGAGAAGCATTATGGTATTAAGCCCGTTATTTATTCTGGTTCAGCTTTCTATAGGCAATATTTGCGATCAGAATTTAAAGAATATGGTTTGTGGGTTGCGAATTATAATCGAGTTAAAAAACCATCTACTGCCAAGTGGTTGTTTTGGCAATACTCCGAAAGAGGTCATGTTGCTGGTGTTAACGGACGAGTAGATATTAATGTGTTCGATGGAACTGAGTTGGAGTTGAAAGAAATGTGTTTAAAATGAATAAAATTTGACCTAACTGGTTTTTTTCAACCTGTTAGGTCGAAAATTTTATGGGAGAGAGGTAGGGCTGAACTAATTATTTCGTCTTTTCTTTGTTTTCAAACACTTCCATTATGTCAATTCTACTCACATTATTTAACAATACGATTTGTATATCTACTAAATTTAGTGAAAAATATTGCTGGTTTAAGGTGTCTAAATGCTCACTTTTGACCTTTTGATCTTCAGAAATCCAATAGCTTTTGCTTAATAGCAATTGATTATTTTTATCGAAAAGTGAAATGGTAAAGTGTCTGCGCTTATTACTACTTTCTTTTTCAATAGGTTTTATGTTCGTATTCAACTGTATTTCTAGCCAATAGGATTCGTAACCATAGCCGAAACCACCTTCGCTCAAATAGGTGTAATCATAATTGCCTCTTTTGATAATAAACTGACTGGCAACTTCAACAATTTCATTATTACTTGAAATAATATAATTGCTTTTAATGCCACCTAATTGTTCTGTTAATGATTGTGAATAGAGCAATGAAGAAATGAATAGTAAAATGAGGAAGCTAAGAAATCTTTTCATTTGTGTTTTTTATATGCAAATAAAGCAAATATTACACCTGAAAAAAGAACCACTAACTATTCTGAGTGGGTAGAAATTTGACCCAATAGTTTTAAATAGCATAACCGGCTTGACACGACCTAGCAGGTTTTATTCGACCTAACAGGTTTGAATCAACCTATTAGGTCTTAAAGGTTGGGGAATTACTTTGTTTTTGTAATCATTTTCATTACAACTTGGTTTTCAGCATTAACAATCCGAATAAAATAATTGCCTGAAGCTAGTTTATCTACAGCTAATTTCTCTTTGTTAGCTCCTGAAGGGTATAGCTTAGATTTACCATTGAAAACCATTTTGCCATGTAAATCATACAATTGAAAATTGAGTTCGGAAGGCTGAGTAAGTGTAAACTCAATTTCAACAGACTGCTTGAAAGGATTTGGATATACGTTAAAATTATCCAGATAAGTTGAATTAACAATTCCTGCTCCGGTAATATTAATGAAAGAGGAGTCTTTATTTATACAGCTTTCAATACTGCTGACAATGAGATTGACCTTGTATTCCTGATCAATTTTGTAGGTATGACTTGCTAGTTTTATTGTACTACTATCTCCATCTCCAAAAAACCAAAGATAGGAGAGGAGGTTGGTGTCGTTTGGCATAAAGTCAACTAAGCCATGCGTTTGTATAGTGTTGGTAAAACTGGCATCAGGTAATTCGTAAACAATAGCTGTTTGTTTAGTTGTATCCCAGCATCCAAAACTTGATATGCTGGTTAACAATATGTCAATTGATCCATCAACAGTTGGTTTATAATTTGGATTCTCTTTGCTTGATGTATCAATCCCATCAAATAGCCAGACATAGTGAAGTGTGTCGCCAGAGGAAATAAATGATGAATTACTGAATTTTAAGGTATCTCCAAAACAGATGGTTTTATTATCGATAGTGAAGTTGGCATAGGGCTTCTCATAAACCTGAATCTGCTTGCTGATGGTATCTGCACATTGTTTATTTGATTGAACAACTAATTGCATACTAAAGCTTCCCATTGTATCAGGAACGACAATCGGACTGTAAACTGTGGATGTATCCTGTAAACCATATTCCCATCTAAAATTCAAAGTGTCGCTGCTGGCAATAGAAGAGTTATTGTTTATTTTCAATGTATCTCCCAAACAAAGCTGAGGCATTAAGTAGTTAAAGTCAGCTTGAGGTATTGCATTTACATTCACATATTTTACCAGATATTTTGAACATAATTTATCTGAGAAAGCAGATAGTCTGATGTCAAAGTTTCCAAATGTTGTTGGAATAAAATATGGCTCTTTCAGTGTAGATGTATCTGTTTTGTTAAAATGCCAATGATATGTTAGTGCATTTCCCCAAGGATCGATTGACGAATTTGTCATAAAGACCGTGTCGCCAAGGCAAATTTCATGGGTAGTGAAGTCAATAATAGGCAAAGGATAAACAGTTAATAATTTGCTAATTGAATCGGAACATGCATGATTAGTTAAAGCTTTTAATGTAATCCAATATTGACCACTGTCATAAAATGAAAAGCCATTATAGGAAGTTGAAAATAGTCCATTTCCAAAATCCCAGTAAAAGTTAATCGTATCAAAAAGCGATGGAGTCTGATTAATGAACCAGGCTGTATCGTTAACACACATATCATTTAAGTTAAACGAAACAGAAGGCGATTCATGAACAATTGCTTGTGCGTTATAATCATTAGTGCAGCCAGAAGTGGCTGTGGCTATAAGCTTTACGTTATAAGAGTCAGCAATAGCATAGGAGTAAACAGGGTTAGCAGTAACTGAAGTGTCACCGTTCCCAAAATCCCAATGATAGTTGAGGTTTCCTGAGGAAACTGTTGAGAGGTTGGCAAAATGACTGGAAGTGCCCATACATGTATTGTTCACTGAAAACTCAGGACTTATATTTTCTCCAACTT
It encodes the following:
- a CDS encoding glycoside hydrolase family 25 protein — translated: MENSSSEHLCVSCKSSIDTNANYCPHCGKSQKGIGRRNLRPRLLSIIMISAAMLLFAAYFGYKYGNRIIYKTYELVRNHPNEFDKLFAQWDVYGLDVSEYQGRIDWRKVENIFGEHPIKFTFIRATAGHNKVDKYFERNWAKAQKKGFVCGAYHYYRPNENSTQQAENFINTVKLEEGDFPPILDIEKLSTTQSVANLKKGVSNWLNIVEKHYGIKPVIYSGSAFYRQYLRSEFKEYGLWVANYNRVKKPSTAKWLFWQYSERGHVAGVNGRVDINVFDGTELELKEMCLK